The genomic segment GATGTAGGCGGTGCCGACCCCGGCGATCAGGTCCGGCTCGTGGGCCGGCCCGACCAGCCGCATGCCGTTCGCGGTCGCCTCCGCGTACCGCTGCGCCGCGGTCAGATCGGCGCCGTGGCAGTCGGCCCGCGCGCCCAACGCCCGTACCGCGGCGAGCTTGGTCGGGTTCGGATTCGCCGGCATGACGATCCGGCACGGCGCGCCGAAGCGCCGGCACGCGTAGGCGATCGACTGGGCGTGGTTGCCGGTCGAGTAGGTGACGACGCCGCGGGCCCGGTCGGCGGCGGACATCCCGGCGAGCAGCGCGACGCCGCCGCGGACCTTGAACGCGCCGGTCGGCTGCACGTGCTCGTGCTTGACGACCACCCGCGCCCCGGTCGCCTCGTCCAACAGCGGGTACGACCAGGCCGGGGTCGGTGGCAGCACCCCGGCGATCGCCCGGCCGGCCCGCAGTACGTCGTTGAGGTTCATCCGCCCAGTCTCGCCGGTCGCGTACCGGCCGGTGCAGTACGGTCCTGATCGCCGCCGCCGAATCCTGATCGGGACGTTTCGGTGCCCGGGTCATGGGCAGCCGCCAACGGGATACCCGCCGGTTCGGACGAGGCATCCGTTCGGGTCGCCGTGCCGGCGGAGGCGAGCCGGTACCGGGGTGGCCATGGGTGAACTGTTGGCGTTGGCCGCCGCGGTCTGTTTCGGTACGAACCACGTCCTCAGCGCGCTGCTGGCCCGGCGTTCCGGCAGCTTCGCGGTGGCGCTGACCGGCCAGATCGGCGGCACGCTGCTGGTGCTCGCCGCCGCCCTGCTGATCGGCGCCCGGCACGTCGCGCCGACGGCACTGGGCCGGGGCGCGCTGTCCGGGCTGGGTACCGGTGTCGGAATCAGCTACCTGTACCGCGGCATGAGCCGCGGCAACCTGAGCATCGTGGTCCCGCTCAGCGACGTCGCCGGGGTCGCACTGCCGGTCCTGACCGGCGTCGCGCTGCTGGGCAATCGGCCCTCACCGCTGGCCTGGTGCGGCATCGCCGCCGCGCTGCCCGCACTGTGGTTGGTTTCGCGGGGGCCGAACGCCGGTCGCCGGCGATCCCGGTGCTGGTCGGGCTGACCCTGATGCGCGAACGACTCTCCCGCGGTCAGGCCGTCGGGCTGGTCGCCGCCGGCGCCGCCATCGTGTTCATCGCCGCCGGATGAGCCCGGCCGTGGCGCGCCGCGGGTGCACCCGGCGGACCAGTTCAGTTCGGTTCGCCGACCGGGGTGGTGGTGAAGCCGCCGCCGAGCAGCTCGTCGCCGGGCGCCGGGGACGACTCGGCGAGGATCCGCTCGGCGAACCGTTCCGCGTCGTCGCGGGGCGAGTAGCCGAGCGCCCGCGCCTCGGCCAGCGAGTAGTGCCCGCGGGTGTTCGCGGACGCACCCCACACCACCCGGAAACCCGGGCTCGGCGCGGACAGGCACGCCTCGAACAGCCGGGCCCCGTCGTCCGGCGACAGCCACGTCGCGAGGCCGCGGATGCCCGGCGGCTCGGGGAAGCAGGAGCCGATCCGGATGCACACCACGTCCAGCCCGAACCGGTCGTGGTACAGGCTACCCAGCGCCTCGACCGCCACCTTGCTCACGCCGTAGTAGGTGTCCGGGCGCGGCGTCGACTCGGCCGGGAAGCCGGCGTCGCCGGCATCGCTGACCGGCCGCATCCCCACCGCGTGGTTGCTGGACGCGAGGATCACCCGAGGTACGCCGGCCAGCCGCGCGGCCTCCAGAACGGTCCGGGTGCCGTCGATGTTGACCGCGAGGATCTGCTCCCACGGTGCCTCCCGGCTGATCCCGCCCAGATGGATCAGCGCCGCCGCGCCGCGGCACGCCGCCGTCATCGCGGCCAGGTCGGTCACCGACGCGGTGACCAGTTCCACCTGCTCGCCCGGGCCCGCCGGCGGCTGCTCGGCGCGGTCCAGCAGCCGCAGCCGTCGACCCGGGCGGGCCAGCCGGGGCCGCAGCAGCGCGCCCACGGTACCGGCGGCGCCGGTGACAAGTACCGTCTCGGTCACGATCGACCCGTCCCTTCCGTTGCCCGGCAAGCGGGTCCGATCCGTTGCGCGGCAGGCGTTGCCGAGCCGGGCGAGCCGAACCCGGTCGACTCGTACCGGGTCATCGGATGCCGGCGCGGCGCAGCTGGGCGCCGAGCTCCTCGGTGATCTCCCGCAGCAGCCCGCAGACCCGCCGTACCGTGGCGTCGGTGGCCTTGGCGACCGGCATCGAGCAGCTCAACGCGTCGGTGGCGGGGATCCGGTAGCCGATCGCGACGGCGGCGCACGCCACCCCGGGCGTGCCCTGCTCCGACTCGGTCGCGTACCCCTGGGCGCGGACGCCGGCCAGTTCGGTGCACAGGCCCTCCCGGCTGGTGACGGTGTGTTCGGTCAGCGCCGGCAGCCGGGCGGGCAGCAGCCGGGCGATCTCGTCGTCGGTCAGCTCGGCCAGCAGCGCCTTGCCCAGCGCGGTGGCGTGCGCCGGCAGGGTTCGGCCGACCCGGGAGATCAGGTGCACCGAGTGCCGCGACTCCCGGGTCTCCAGGTACACCACCTGGTCGCCGCTGCGGCGGGCGTAGTGCGTGGTGAAACCGGACCGTTCGCGCAGCCGCTCCAGCGCGTCGGTGACGTACGGCAGGGCCGGGTCGCGGTCGAGGTAGGCGGTGCCGCAGATCAGCGCCCGCACCCCGAGCCGGAACCGGGTACCGCCGTCGTCGGACTCGATCCAGCCCAGATCGTGCAGGGTGCGCAGCAGGCCGTGCAGGCTGGAGCGGGGCACCCCGGTGCGGGCGTGCAGGTCCGACAGCGAGGTCCAGGCGCGGTCCGCGGCGAACGTCTCGAGCAACTCGATCGCCCGCCGGGCGGACTTCACCCCGGCGCCGGACTCGACCAGCCGATCCCCGGCCGGCTCCGCGCCCGCTGCCCGCTGGGCGCGCTGCGTCGCCGTATCCGGTGCCTGCCGTGCCATGGCGCTCCCTTCGCGGTCGGACCGCCCATCACCGTGCCCCGGCCCGATTCGTGCATTGACAGGCACGTGACCCAACACTAGCTTCTCCGGCAGGATTCTCGTACACGACATTGGTTCACAGTTCAGACTTCGTTCAGATATGTGGACAACCCCGAAGAGGGTGGAATCGTGCACGCACTCGACTGGACGGTCCTCGCCGGCTACTTCGGCGTCATGGTGCTGATCGGCCTGTGGTCGCACCGGCGCATCGGCAACGTCAGCGACTACTTCACCGCCGGTGGCCGGATGCCGTGGTGGCTCGCCGGGATCTCGCATCACATGTCCGGCTACAGCGCGGTGCTGTTCGTCGCGTACGCCGCGGTCGCCTACACCGACGGGATCACCATCTACTTCTGGGGATTCGCCACCATCGGAATCGGCGTCGGCATCGGCAGTTGGCTGTTCGCGCCACGCTGGAACCGGTTGCGCAGCAAGTACCACGTGGCCTCGCCGCTGGAGTTCCTCGCCCGGCGGTACAACGTGACCACCCAGCAGCTGCTCGCCTGGAGCGGCGCGCTGCTGAAGGTGTTCGACGTGGCGAGCAAGTGGGCGGCCATCTCGGTGGTGCTCAACGTGTTCGCCGGGGTACCGCTGACCTGGGGCATCCTGATCACCGGGGTGATCACGCTGGTCTACTGCACGGCCGGCGGGCTGTGGGCCGACGCGCTCACCGACTTCGGCCAGTTCGTCATCCAGGCCATCGCCGCGATCGTGATGATCGTCGTGGTGCTCGGCAAACTCGGCGGCATCTCGGCGATCTGGACCATGTGGGGCCAGCTGCCGCACGGCCACCTGTCACCCACCACCTCCAAGTACACCACCGTGTTCCTGCTGGTGTACGTGCTGGAGAAGACGATCGAGTACAACGGCGGGATGTGGAACCTGGCGCAGCGGTACATGGCCGCCGAGGGCGCGCCCGCCGCCCGCCGCACCGCCCGGCTGTCCTCGCTGCTCTACCTGCTGTGGCCCATCGTGCTGATGTTCCCGATGTTCGCCTCGCCGCTGCTGGTGCACGTCGACGACGCCACCACCTCGTACGCGGTGATGGCCACGACGTTCCTGCCGCACGGGCTGATCGGGCTGGTACTGGCCGGGATGTTCTCCCACACCATGGCGATGGCCTCGTCCGACGCGAACGCCATCTCGTCGGTGGTCACCCGCGACATGCTGCCGGTGATCACCAGCCGGCTGCGACACCGCGCCCACCGCGGCAGCCTCACCACCGCCCGGGTGGTCACCGTCGTGTTCGTGGCGCTGAGCATGCTGGTCGCGACCCAGTCGGCCAACCTCGGCGGCGTGCTGGCGATCGTGGTGTCCTGGGTGGCCGCGCTGATGGGTCCGATCTCGATCCCGCTGCTGCTGGGCATGCTGCCGTGGTTCCGGCACAGCGGTTCGCGCGCCGCGATCGCCTCCTGGGCCGCCGGCCTCGCCGCCTACGTGCTGGTCTACTACGTGATCCCGAGCAGCCAGGTGGTCGTGGTCGCCACCCCGATCCTGACCTCGCTGGTGGTCTACGTCGGGCTCGGGCGGATCGCCTCGGAACGCCGGCCCGGTACCGACGAGATGCTCGCCGTGGTCGGCCACGACGACACCGGCGAACCCGTCGAGCCGGCCCCCGCGCCCGCCACCGGCGGCTGAGACCGGGACCTCCCGGCGGTGCGGCGCCGTGGGCCGCGCCGGGGCGGTTCAGGTACGGGTCAGCACGAGCAGCGTCGCCTCGGTGTCCGGCACCGCGCCGTCCGGGTCGGCCGCGACCGCCCGCTCCAGCGCCGCGAAACCGGCTGCGAGCTGGTCGGCGGACATCAGCTCGAACACCGACTGGGAACGCTGCCGCAGCTGGGCGAGCCGCTGCGCCCGGGTCGTGGTGGACGGTTCGGCAACGACCTGCAGGCCGGGCGACGCGGCGAAACCGGCGGCCTCGAACGTCGCGATCTCGTCGGCCAGCGGCCGGTACATCGTGGCGTCCAGTTCCGGCCCGCCCGGGAAGTGCCGCAGCCACCAGATGTCCGGCATCCGGTCGCTGAACTGGGCGCGCAGCAGCAGCGTGCCGCCCGGCCGCAGCACCCGGGCGAGCTCCCGGGCCGCGGCGGGCGGGTCCGCCACGTGGTGCCACACCAGAAACAGCAGCCCGAAGTCGAACTCGCGGTCGGCGGCCGGGATCGCGGTGGCCGAACCGGCGAGGTAGCGGACGCGCGGGTGGGCCGACTCGCGCTCCGCGACGGAGCGCATCGCGGCCGCCGGCTCGACCCCGGTGACCGGTCCGAACGCGTCGGCCAGCAGCGGGGCGAACCGGCCCGTACCGGAGCCGAGGTCCAGCCCGGACAGCGGCCGGCGGGCCGGCAGGGCGGCGGCGAACCGGGACAGCCAGGTGTCGCTCGCCGCCGGGCCGAGCGCGCGACTGGCGTGGTAGTGGCGGTGGATGGGTCCGTCGTAGTCGACGCGCTTCATCGGTACTCCCGAAACGGGTGCGGCGGCCCTGTCCATCGTGGACAGGGCCGCCGTCGTCGTGCCGCGGTCAGACGCGCTGGAAGCAGAGTGCCGCGTTGTGACCGCCGAAGCCGAACGAGTTGTTCAGTGCTGCCGGCACCTCCATCCGGCGGGCGACGTTCGCCGCGACGTCGAGGGTCAGCTCGTCGTCCGGGTCGTCCAGGTTGACGGTCGGCGGCACGATCCCGTCCCGTACCGCGAGGATCGTCGCGATCGACTCGATCGCGCCGGCCGCGCCGAGCAGGTGGCCGGTCATCGACTTCGTCGAGGTGACCACCGGCTGCTCGCCGACCGCCTTGCGGATCGCGGCGATCTCACCCATGTCCCCGATCGGGGTCGAGGTGGCGTGCGCGTTGACGTGCGCGATGTCGGCCGGGGAAAGCCCCGCGTCGGCGATCGCCAGCCGCATCGCCCGCGCCTGCTGGGTGCCTTCCGGGTCCGGCTGCACGATGTCGTACCCGTCGGAGGTCAGCGCGGCACCGGCGAGCTTCGCGTACACCGTCGCGCCGCGAGCGGCGGCCCGGTCGGCACGCTCCAGCACCACCACGCCCGCACCCTCGCCGAGGACGAACCCGTCCCGGCCCTTGTCGAACGGGCGGGACGCCCGGGTCGGCTCGTCGTTGCGCGTCGACATCGCTCGCATCGCGGCGAAACCGGCGATCGGCAGCGGGAACGCCACCGCCTCGGTACCGCCGGCCAGCACCACGTCGGCCCGGCCGGACCGGATGATGTCCAGCCCCAGCGCGATCGCCTCCGAGGAGGTCGCGCAGGCGCTCGCGGCCGAGTGCACGCCGCCGAGCACCCGGAACTCCAGCCCCACGTAGGCGGCCGGGCCGTTCGGCATCAGCATCGGCACGGTGTGCGGGCTGACCAGCCGCGGCCCCTTGGCGAGCAGCCGGTCGTGCTGGTCGACCAGGGTGCGCGCGCCGCCGATGCCGGTACCGACGCTGACCGCCAGCCGTTCCCGGTCCGGGTCGTCCTCGTCCAGGCCGGCGTCCCGCCAGGCCTGCCGCGCGGCGACCAGGGCCGCCTGCTCGGACCGGTCCATCCGCCGGGCCTTCACCCGGTCGATGTGGTTGGTCGGGTCGTCGACCATCAGCCCGGCAATGCGCACCGGCAGCTCGGCCGCCCAGTCGGCGTCCAGAGCCCGGATGCCGGAGCGGCCGGCGATCATGCCCTCCCAGGTGGACGCGACGTCCCCGCCGAGGGGGGTCGTCGCGCCGAGCCCGGTGACTACCACTTCCGGTGTGGAGTGGCTCGTCATCGTGATGTCGCCTCCAGCGTTTCGATCGTCACCGGCCTGCCTGTGCGGCCGGCGTACCAGCCGTGGAATCCGGCCGTACCAGCCGTGGAATGCGGACGGGACGGCGGTCCGCCGGCTGCCATCCTGGCGGTGCGGGTCAGGCCGCGTTCTTCTCGATGTAGGTGACCGCGTCGCCGACGGTCTTGAGGTTCGGGACCTCGTCGTCGGGGATCTTCACGCCGAACTTCTCCTCGGCGGCGACCACGACCTCCACCATCGACAGCGAGTCGACGTCCAGTTCCTCGGTGAACGACTTCTCGTCGGCGACGTCGGACTTGTCCACGCCGGCCACCTCTTCCAGAATGTCGGCCAGGCCGGTGCGAATCTCGTCGCGGGTCATGCGGTGTTCCTTCCTTGTCCTGTCGGGTGTCGCGGCGCTTGTCGCCGTACCCGACGTCTCATGGTGCCGCACCCGGGGTGCCGGGTCGGCGACGGTCTACGAAATCGGCTACGGGCAGCGCACGATCTGCCCGGCATAGGTGAGCCCGCCGCCGAAGCCGAACAGCAGCACGGGCGCGCCGGAGGCGATCTCGCCGCGCTCGATCAGCTTCGACAGCGCCAGCGGCACCGATGCGGCCGAGGTGTTGCCGGACTCGACGATGTCGCGGGCGACCACCGCGTTGGTGGCGCCGAGCTTGGCCGCGAGCGGCTCGATGATGCGCAGGTTCGCCTGGTGCGCGACGAACCCGCCGAGCTCGGCCGGCTCGACACCGGCCCGCCGGCAGGTCTCGGCGATCAGCTTGGGCAGCTCGGTCTGGGTCCAGCGGAACACCGTCGGCCCGTCCTGCTTGATGTACCCGCGGCGCCCCTCGATGGTCAGCACGGAGCCCTTGCTCGGGTCCGAACCCCACAGCACCGGGCCGATGCCCGGCTCCTCGTCGTCCGCGACCGCCTCGACCACCGCGGCGCCGGCGGCGTCGCCGAACAGGATGCACGAAGTGCGGTCGGTGTAGTCGGTGACGTCGGTCAGCTTCTCCGAGCCGATCACCAGCGCCCGCCGGGCCGCACCGGCCCGGATCGCGTGGTCGGCGGTGGCCAGCGCGTACTCGAAGCCGGAGCAGCCGGTGTTGAGGTCGAACGCCGCCGGCGCGGTGATGCCGAGGTTGTTCGCCACCCGGCAGGCCACGTTCGGGCACCGGTCGATCGAGGAGCAGGTGGCCACGATGACCTGGTCGATGTCGTACGGGGTGAGGCCGGCGTTGGCGAGCGCCTTGCCCGCGGCGGCGGTGGCCATGTCGGCGACCGTCTCGCCCTCCGCGACCCGGCGCTCCTTGATGCCCACCCGCGTGGTGATCCACTCGTCGGTGGTGTCCACGATGCGGGTCAGGTCCTCGTTGGTGAGCACCTTCGCCGGCTGGTAGTGGCCCATCGCGACGATCTTGGTACCGCGTGCGGGACCTGCGGGGATGGTCATGCGTTGTCTCCCGTCGAGGCGTTGCGGGCCGGCTCGCCGTGCCGTGCGATCAGGTCGCGGGCGGCGGGCAGGTCGTCGGGGGTGTTGAGGGTGACGATCTCGGGCACCCCACGGGTCTTGAGCTCGCGCTTGACCAGCCCGGCCAGGGTGCCGGCGGGCGGCAGCTCCAGCACCGCGGTGACGCCCAGGTCGGCCAGCGTGGCCATGCACAGGTCCCAGCGCACCGGGCTGGTCACCTGGCGGACCAGCCGGCGGACCAACTCGGTACCGGAGCCGACCGGGGCGCCGTCGGCGTTGGACAGCAGCTGCCGGCGCGGGTCGCTGGGGGTGATGCCACCGGCGAGACGCTGCAGCGCCTCCTCGGCCGGCGCCATGTACCGGGTGTGGAACGCCCCGGCCACCGCGAGCGGCCGCACCCGGGTACCGGCAGGCGGCTCGGCGGCGAACTTCTCCAGCGCGGCCAGCGCACCGGCGGCGACGATCTGCCCCGCGCCGTTCCGGTTGGCCGGGGTCAGCCCGGCCGCCTCGATCGCCGCGGCCACCTCGTCCGGGTCGCCGCCGAGTACCGCGCTCATCCCGGTCGGCTCCAGCGCGCAGGCGGCCGCCATCTCACGGCCCCGGACACCGGCGAGCAGCATCGCCGACTCGGCGCTCAGCGCGCCGGCCAGCGCCGCGGCGGTCAGCTCGCCGATCGAGTGCCCGGCGACGACCGCGGCCCCGGCCAGCGGCAGCTGCCCGGCGGCGACCAGCCCGGCCGCCACCAGCAGT from the Actinocatenispora thailandica genome contains:
- a CDS encoding threonine ammonia-lyase — protein: MNLNDVLRAGRAIAGVLPPTPAWSYPLLDEATGARVVVKHEHVQPTGAFKVRGGVALLAGMSAADRARGVVTYSTGNHAQSIAYACRRFGAPCRIVMPANPNPTKLAAVRALGARADCHGADLTAAQRYAEATANGMRLVGPAHEPDLIAGVGTAYIELFTAHPDLDALLVPVGGGSGAAAAGVVGAALAPGCEVIGVQSDASPAAYESWRAGEPVDAPNRTVAEGLATGSGFPLTQQLLRAHLHDFVLVSDEQLRAAQHVLLTRAHTLAEAAGAAGLAALLADPDRYAGRRVGIVVTGGNAGPAELSAVLG
- a CDS encoding EamA family transporter codes for the protein MGELLALAAAVCFGTNHVLSALLARRSGSFAVALTGQIGGTLLVLAAALLIGARHVAPTALGRGALSGLGTGVGISYLYRGMSRGNLSIVVPLSDVAGVALPVLTGVALLGNRPSPLAWCGIAAALPALWLVSRGPNAGRRRSRCWSG
- a CDS encoding NAD-dependent epimerase/dehydratase family protein; its protein translation is MTETVLVTGAAGTVGALLRPRLARPGRRLRLLDRAEQPPAGPGEQVELVTASVTDLAAMTAACRGAAALIHLGGISREAPWEQILAVNIDGTRTVLEAARLAGVPRVILASSNHAVGMRPVSDAGDAGFPAESTPRPDTYYGVSKVAVEALGSLYHDRFGLDVVCIRIGSCFPEPPGIRGLATWLSPDDGARLFEACLSAPSPGFRVVWGASANTRGHYSLAEARALGYSPRDDAERFAERILAESSPAPGDELLGGGFTTTPVGEPN
- a CDS encoding IclR family transcriptional regulator; translated protein: MARQAPDTATQRAQRAAGAEPAGDRLVESGAGVKSARRAIELLETFAADRAWTSLSDLHARTGVPRSSLHGLLRTLHDLGWIESDDGGTRFRLGVRALICGTAYLDRDPALPYVTDALERLRERSGFTTHYARRSGDQVVYLETRESRHSVHLISRVGRTLPAHATALGKALLAELTDDEIARLLPARLPALTEHTVTSREGLCTELAGVRAQGYATESEQGTPGVACAAVAIGYRIPATDALSCSMPVAKATDATVRRVCGLLREITEELGAQLRRAGIR
- a CDS encoding sodium:solute symporter family protein; protein product: MHALDWTVLAGYFGVMVLIGLWSHRRIGNVSDYFTAGGRMPWWLAGISHHMSGYSAVLFVAYAAVAYTDGITIYFWGFATIGIGVGIGSWLFAPRWNRLRSKYHVASPLEFLARRYNVTTQQLLAWSGALLKVFDVASKWAAISVVLNVFAGVPLTWGILITGVITLVYCTAGGLWADALTDFGQFVIQAIAAIVMIVVVLGKLGGISAIWTMWGQLPHGHLSPTTSKYTTVFLLVYVLEKTIEYNGGMWNLAQRYMAAEGAPAARRTARLSSLLYLLWPIVLMFPMFASPLLVHVDDATTSYAVMATTFLPHGLIGLVLAGMFSHTMAMASSDANAISSVVTRDMLPVITSRLRHRAHRGSLTTARVVTVVFVALSMLVATQSANLGGVLAIVVSWVAALMGPISIPLLLGMLPWFRHSGSRAAIASWAAGLAAYVLVYYVIPSSQVVVVATPILTSLVVYVGLGRIASERRPGTDEMLAVVGHDDTGEPVEPAPAPATGG
- a CDS encoding class I SAM-dependent methyltransferase: MKRVDYDGPIHRHYHASRALGPAASDTWLSRFAAALPARRPLSGLDLGSGTGRFAPLLADAFGPVTGVEPAAAMRSVAERESAHPRVRYLAGSATAIPAADREFDFGLLFLVWHHVADPPAAARELARVLRPGGTLLLRAQFSDRMPDIWWLRHFPGGPELDATMYRPLADEIATFEAAGFAASPGLQVVAEPSTTTRAQRLAQLRQRSQSVFELMSADQLAAGFAALERAVAADPDGAVPDTEATLLVLTRT
- the fabF gene encoding beta-ketoacyl-ACP synthase II; amino-acid sequence: MTSHSTPEVVVTGLGATTPLGGDVASTWEGMIAGRSGIRALDADWAAELPVRIAGLMVDDPTNHIDRVKARRMDRSEQAALVAARQAWRDAGLDEDDPDRERLAVSVGTGIGGARTLVDQHDRLLAKGPRLVSPHTVPMLMPNGPAAYVGLEFRVLGGVHSAASACATSSEAIALGLDIIRSGRADVVLAGGTEAVAFPLPIAGFAAMRAMSTRNDEPTRASRPFDKGRDGFVLGEGAGVVVLERADRAAARGATVYAKLAGAALTSDGYDIVQPDPEGTQQARAMRLAIADAGLSPADIAHVNAHATSTPIGDMGEIAAIRKAVGEQPVVTSTKSMTGHLLGAAGAIESIATILAVRDGIVPPTVNLDDPDDELTLDVAANVARRMEVPAALNNSFGFGGHNAALCFQRV
- a CDS encoding acyl carrier protein → MTRDEIRTGLADILEEVAGVDKSDVADEKSFTEELDVDSLSMVEVVVAAEEKFGVKIPDDEVPNLKTVGDAVTYIEKNAA
- a CDS encoding beta-ketoacyl-ACP synthase III encodes the protein MTIPAGPARGTKIVAMGHYQPAKVLTNEDLTRIVDTTDEWITTRVGIKERRVAEGETVADMATAAAGKALANAGLTPYDIDQVIVATCSSIDRCPNVACRVANNLGITAPAAFDLNTGCSGFEYALATADHAIRAGAARRALVIGSEKLTDVTDYTDRTSCILFGDAAGAAVVEAVADDEEPGIGPVLWGSDPSKGSVLTIEGRRGYIKQDGPTVFRWTQTELPKLIAETCRRAGVEPAELGGFVAHQANLRIIEPLAAKLGATNAVVARDIVESGNTSAASVPLALSKLIERGEIASGAPVLLFGFGGGLTYAGQIVRCP
- a CDS encoding ACP S-malonyltransferase, translated to MLAILAPGQGSQKPGFLAPWLDVDGVEARLRWLSTAAGADLVHLGTDADADEIKDTARTQPLLVAAGLVAAGQLPLAGAAVVAGHSIGELTAAALAGALSAESAMLLAGVRGREMAAACALEPTGMSAVLGGDPDEVAAAIEAAGLTPANRNGAGQIVAAGALAALEKFAAEPPAGTRVRPLAVAGAFHTRYMAPAEEALQRLAGGITPSDPRRQLLSNADGAPVGSGTELVRRLVRQVTSPVRWDLCMATLADLGVTAVLELPPAGTLAGLVKRELKTRGVPEIVTLNTPDDLPAARDLIARHGEPARNASTGDNA